In Papaver somniferum cultivar HN1 chromosome 1, ASM357369v1, whole genome shotgun sequence, a genomic segment contains:
- the LOC113334823 gene encoding uncharacterized protein LOC113334823 gives MALEDIEFVCTSQKLTNNAIVLFIRFLYEKLDGDARKTKFGFMNPAAVHFSVNKTELVKSVLNRLKDSVPSRKYIFIPCNTGIHWVLIVFFDGVFYYLNSLDEKCRYKLEEQMSTVSKALRKLGVKRSEEKVFWVDVKHNPKQKGDWECGFF, from the exons ATGGCACTAGAAGATATTGAGTTTGTTTGCACGTCTCAGAAACTTACGAACAATGCTATAGTCTTATTCATCCG ATTTTTGTATGAAAAATTGGATGGCGATGCACGCAAAACCAAGTTCGGATTTATGAATCCAGCGGCAGTTCACTTTTCAGTCAATAAAACAGAACTCGTGAAAAGTGTATTAAATAGACTGAAAGATTCAGTGCCGAGTCGAAAATACATATTTATTCCTTGTAATACAGG AATTCATTGGGTACTAATTGTATTTTTCGATGGGGTATTTTATTACTTAAATTCGTTGGATGAGAAGTGTAGATACAAACTAGAGGAGCAAATGAGCAC TGTTTCAAAAGCTTTAAGAAAATTAGGTGTCAAACGATCTGAAGAGAAAGTATTCTGGGTGGACGTGAAG CACAACCCTAAACAAAAAGGAGATTGGGAGTGTGGATTTTTTTGA